In the genome of Aridibaculum aurantiacum, one region contains:
- a CDS encoding OmpA family protein — MRYLLIALLLLQLLPAAAQTRTDFLKAADKYFEQGDFFSAASYYEKYLDENAPVKPAVNNPFAVTRQQAVQAQLPASAKRKAVYQLAESYRKLNHFVKAAPHYASLAQGDQQANPDLLYWYATCLAATNRTAEANDVMQRYVAANAGDKELLVQAKQQVKNYAFASQQMQRADTALYKVSKAAINSTGATYAPVISKGDIYFTSTRNDSTTTGPYTNHIYSASYSQNSFGMPTRLAVPGGIQEQGAAAFAPSGKMYFTRWQSTGAKGAAIYTSEPAAGGWSEPVKLPLVNTDGYNAQHPFVTNDCKFLLFASDMPGTMGKLDLWVAPLDADGNVAAAPKNLGSTINTAGDDVSPFYHAASNTLVFASNGRVGLGGFDLFTSAGDFNIWAQPVNAGYPVNSVKDDLHFFTNSNERLFTSAFISSDRYSACCLELLTLDREYKRYMTGLVVDCKTQQPLAGTQLTIEDGSGRNIRITTSADGRYLHELPAQYAAGKVTGEKDNYHTATITTAGGVFDTMQSPLLCLQPIDKPQPPSKLMFVYFDFDVATLRDEAKSTLDSLAAAMTKVPGMKIEIGGYTDGKGNETYNMRLSENRAKACMKYLVETKMIDASRIVIMPYGECCHVGNETTSDGKDNPEGRQLNRRAEFKIIGF; from the coding sequence ATGAGATACCTGCTTATTGCGTTGCTGTTGCTGCAGCTACTACCAGCAGCGGCACAAACCCGCACCGACTTTTTAAAAGCTGCTGATAAATATTTTGAACAGGGAGATTTCTTCTCCGCTGCCAGCTATTACGAGAAATACCTTGATGAGAACGCGCCGGTAAAACCGGCTGTGAATAATCCTTTTGCAGTTACACGACAGCAGGCCGTGCAGGCACAATTGCCGGCATCAGCGAAGCGCAAGGCTGTTTACCAACTGGCTGAAAGTTATCGCAAGCTTAACCATTTTGTCAAAGCAGCGCCACACTATGCCTCGCTTGCACAAGGCGATCAGCAGGCTAATCCTGACCTGCTGTACTGGTATGCCACCTGCCTTGCCGCCACCAACAGAACAGCTGAAGCAAACGATGTAATGCAGCGCTATGTTGCCGCCAACGCAGGCGATAAAGAGTTGCTAGTACAGGCGAAGCAGCAGGTAAAAAATTATGCTTTTGCAAGCCAGCAGATGCAGCGTGCAGATACGGCTCTATATAAGGTAAGCAAGGCGGCCATCAACAGCACCGGAGCCACCTATGCGCCTGTTATCAGCAAGGGAGATATCTACTTCACTTCTACCAGGAACGATAGCACAACAACGGGTCCGTACACCAATCATATTTACAGCGCCAGCTACAGCCAAAACAGCTTCGGCATGCCTACTAGGCTAGCGGTACCGGGCGGCATACAGGAGCAAGGCGCTGCAGCCTTTGCACCATCTGGTAAAATGTATTTCACGCGCTGGCAATCTACAGGCGCCAAGGGTGCAGCTATTTATACAAGTGAACCTGCTGCCGGCGGTTGGAGCGAGCCGGTGAAACTGCCCTTAGTAAATACAGACGGCTACAATGCGCAGCACCCGTTCGTAACAAACGATTGCAAATTCCTGCTGTTTGCTTCTGACATGCCGGGCACTATGGGTAAGCTTGACCTATGGGTGGCACCTCTTGATGCCGATGGCAATGTGGCTGCGGCACCAAAGAACCTGGGCAGCACCATTAATACTGCAGGCGATGATGTTTCACCATTTTACCATGCAGCTAGCAACACGCTGGTTTTTGCTTCTAACGGCCGCGTAGGGCTTGGCGGCTTCGATCTCTTCACTTCTGCAGGAGATTTTAATATATGGGCGCAGCCGGTAAATGCCGGTTACCCGGTTAACTCAGTAAAAGATGACCTGCACTTTTTTACCAACAGCAATGAAAGGTTGTTTACCAGCGCCTTCATCAGTTCCGACAGGTACTCTGCCTGCTGCCTGGAACTGCTTACGCTTGACCGCGAATACAAACGATATATGACCGGGCTGGTAGTGGATTGCAAAACACAGCAACCACTTGCCGGCACTCAGCTTACCATAGAAGATGGCAGCGGCCGCAACATCCGCATTACCACCAGTGCCGATGGCCGCTACCTGCACGAACTACCTGCACAGTACGCTGCCGGTAAAGTAACAGGCGAAAAGGACAACTATCATACTGCAACCATAACTACTGCGGGTGGCGTTTTCGATACAATGCAAAGCCCGCTGCTATGCCTGCAGCCGATCGACAAACCACAGCCACCTTCCAAACTGATGTTCGTCTACTTCGACTTTGATGTAGCTACACTTCGCGATGAAGCAAAGTCAACACTCGACTCTCTTGCCGCTGCTATGACCAAAGTACCCGGCATGAAGATCGAGATCGGCGGCTACACCGATGGCAAAGGCAACGAGACCTATAACATGCGCCTTTCTGAGAACAGGGCGAAGGCATGTATGAAATATTTAGTCGAAACAAAGATGATTGATGCGAGCCGCATCGTGATCATGCCATATGGCGAATGCTGCCATGTGGGCAACGAAACGACGAGCGATGGCAAAGACAATCCTGAAGGTCGCCAGCTAAACAGGCGTGCCGAATTCAAGATCATCGGCTTTTAG
- a CDS encoding PorP/SprF family type IX secretion system membrane protein yields the protein MQRSTPLFYFLLFTLVATLFVGVQPVRSQVDPHFSQYYVYPMALNPALTGAIDGDYRVTAIYRNQWSGISSAFATPGLSADFTTGKNLNIGMNVMNQSAARGAYNYLNGYVSLAYTGLRFGTNGNHQVALALSGGIINRRFNPSKFEYGEQWNASTGYNPAAPSNDILNASSASTFDAGAGIAYFDGTPGKKANVFAGVSAFHLTTPTDPFSASGYDEKLPVRYAAHGGVKLAVADKFSLIPNVIYMRQGTAQEVMAGAYAQLSANEKTDLLLGANYRLGDAVSPFVGLYYQNMLLGLSYDVNTSNLGKMAGNASSFEISLSLFGKKKFTPERHHFICPRL from the coding sequence ATGCAGAGATCTACTCCTCTATTTTACTTCCTTCTCTTTACCTTGGTAGCAACTCTTTTTGTGGGTGTGCAGCCAGTAAGATCGCAGGTTGACCCACACTTTTCGCAGTACTACGTCTACCCCATGGCACTCAACCCGGCCCTTACCGGCGCCATTGATGGCGACTACCGCGTGACCGCCATTTACCGCAACCAGTGGTCCGGCATCAGCAGCGCCTTTGCCACACCTGGCCTTTCAGCCGACTTCACCACCGGCAAAAACCTGAACATTGGCATGAACGTGATGAACCAATCGGCTGCACGAGGTGCTTATAACTACCTGAATGGCTACGTATCGCTGGCTTACACAGGACTGAGGTTTGGCACAAACGGCAACCACCAGGTGGCGCTGGCCTTGTCCGGTGGCATTATCAACCGCAGGTTCAACCCTTCCAAATTTGAGTATGGCGAACAGTGGAATGCCTCAACAGGTTACAATCCTGCTGCTCCATCCAACGACATCCTGAACGCCAGCTCAGCCAGCACCTTCGATGCAGGCGCAGGCATCGCATATTTTGACGGTACGCCTGGAAAAAAAGCCAACGTTTTTGCCGGCGTTTCTGCGTTTCACCTAACCACTCCTACGGACCCATTCAGCGCATCGGGATATGATGAAAAACTGCCGGTTCGCTATGCTGCCCATGGCGGCGTAAAACTGGCAGTAGCAGACAAGTTCAGCCTGATACCAAACGTAATCTACATGCGCCAGGGCACTGCACAGGAAGTGATGGCAGGAGCTTATGCACAACTTTCCGCCAACGAAAAGACAGACCTGCTGCTGGGCGCCAACTACCGCTTAGGTGATGCAGTATCACCATTTGTAGGGCTGTACTACCAGAACATGCTGCTGGGACTTAGCTACGATGTCAATACATCGAACCTGGGCAAGATGGCGGGCAACGCCAGCAGCTTCGAGATATCGCTGTCACTGTTTGGCAAAAAGAAGTTCACGCCGGAGCGGCACCACTTCATCTGCCCACGACTGTAA
- a CDS encoding peptide-N-glycosidase F-related protein, producing MHKMRTALQSLRNIFLSAMAITAALVSTQADGQSYTRVSLSGYNVDMIANGVGSASASTTGGLGSYAFIAEDFRATSGSVAPTYALPATGLVNSTTETGLSFHLAPYAGLNTLRINNQEPTGSLSFATPVAGSKLFVLATSGDGSATVTITVNFTDATSQTFTGISIRDWYDGSTINLATAGVGRVNLTNNAVEGSATNPHFYHIPLTLAAGNYTRQIASITVTKTDATGATAAVLAVTVDTNIPSACVAPAAQPTALTFTTTTTTATGSFTASVPAANKYLVLRTTGSSNPSALPVNGTTYTPGTTLGNARVVSAGPATSFTDAGLTPAATYKYTVYGYNDVSCFDAAYNTTAPLQASATTQQLPPNTVSGDTTWVQAHAGVQLDNYNNFDAPVLFPAGNTSYRKILMVFTLGKYPCPAGTQYCGDWDYTIQNFVMTPTDTFEVGRLITPYANAGAPRTPMNWKERYYFDVTDYYPLLKDNANVRLNYQGYSGGFTADIKFAFIEGTPARNVTGIQKLWNGSFTYGSASNSIETNFPATPVTAPAGTQAAAMKFTITGHGSDASNCAEFCSRYYQVYNGINMLEQKQIWRDDCGKNNIYPQSGTWIYNRANWCPGNLVEPNVHRFGNVTAGTVLNPDVNFQAHSGNGSASYTVASAMFFYGGYNFTHDASLERIISPSNFEGDFRSNPTCDNPVIKVKNTGATTIQSLTITYSISGYPLQTFTATGLSIAPGFEQDITLATMTAMADMPTNSAAQFQANITQVNGVADGYANNNSLTTTFVTAPTWPSSFVVSLRSNNNYTQTSWKLQDMSGNIIAQRTPTAALTFYNDPIGTLANGCYKLTVEDTQCDGLYWWANASSTGLGAFFVRTQDLGTLIPFTNGLPTPFYNGSQISIPNYSQDFGCGFTQYFRVGAPLPLSLLSFSGYADADQYHHLSWKTGGEINTSVFEIETSTDAINFQKIATKPAAGNSSNELKYDHVYKPLLQADNYYYRLKMVDIDGSFKYSNTILIKRLANSYVLAAVAPNPFKEKLAVSITATKPGNVEFALYDMEGRLHLKQAATLLKGQNEINLLNASKLAAGVYILQAVVNGEERMVQKVVKH from the coding sequence ATGCATAAGATGAGAACTGCTCTTCAATCACTACGTAACATCTTTTTATCCGCAATGGCCATAACTGCGGCACTGGTCAGCACGCAGGCTGACGGGCAGAGCTATACCCGCGTGAGCCTAAGTGGCTACAATGTTGATATGATAGCTAATGGCGTTGGCTCAGCTTCTGCCTCGACCACAGGTGGTCTAGGCAGCTATGCTTTTATAGCGGAAGATTTTCGTGCTACTTCGGGTAGTGTAGCGCCAACTTATGCACTGCCAGCAACAGGCCTAGTGAATAGTACCACCGAAACAGGGTTAAGTTTCCATCTCGCACCATATGCAGGTTTAAATACGCTGCGCATCAATAACCAGGAGCCGACAGGCAGTTTGTCTTTTGCTACACCCGTTGCAGGTTCTAAATTGTTCGTGTTGGCTACATCGGGCGATGGTAGTGCAACGGTAACTATAACGGTGAATTTTACAGATGCTACTTCACAAACGTTCACTGGCATCAGCATCAGGGACTGGTACGATGGGTCTACCATTAACTTGGCTACCGCGGGTGTAGGAAGAGTGAATCTTACCAACAATGCTGTAGAAGGCAGTGCGACCAATCCTCATTTTTACCATATACCGCTAACGCTTGCAGCTGGCAATTATACCAGGCAGATTGCAAGTATAACTGTTACAAAAACGGATGCTACGGGTGCCACAGCTGCGGTGCTGGCTGTAACAGTTGACACAAATATTCCTTCGGCATGTGTAGCGCCTGCAGCGCAACCCACCGCACTTACTTTTACCACCACTACCACCACCGCTACCGGCAGTTTTACAGCCTCTGTGCCGGCCGCTAACAAATACCTTGTGCTTCGCACTACCGGCAGCAGCAATCCCTCGGCCTTACCGGTAAATGGCACTACTTATACGCCGGGTACTACTTTGGGTAATGCACGGGTGGTGAGTGCCGGCCCAGCAACCTCTTTCACTGATGCCGGCCTAACACCTGCTGCCACTTATAAGTACACGGTGTATGGTTACAACGATGTTTCTTGTTTTGATGCAGCTTATAATACCACAGCTCCTCTGCAAGCAAGTGCCACTACACAGCAGCTGCCACCGAACACAGTAAGCGGTGATACAACATGGGTGCAGGCGCACGCAGGCGTGCAACTGGATAACTACAACAACTTTGATGCGCCGGTACTATTTCCTGCTGGGAACACCAGCTACAGGAAGATACTGATGGTGTTTACTCTTGGAAAATATCCTTGTCCTGCAGGCACACAATATTGTGGCGACTGGGACTATACCATCCAGAATTTTGTAATGACGCCGACGGATACTTTTGAGGTGGGCAGGCTGATTACGCCGTACGCCAATGCTGGTGCGCCGCGTACACCTATGAACTGGAAAGAGCGCTACTATTTTGATGTAACGGATTATTATCCGCTGCTGAAGGATAACGCCAATGTTCGCCTGAACTACCAGGGATATTCCGGAGGTTTTACTGCCGACATCAAGTTTGCATTTATAGAGGGAACTCCTGCTCGTAATGTTACAGGCATCCAGAAGCTGTGGAATGGCAGCTTTACGTATGGAAGTGCATCAAATTCTATAGAAACAAATTTTCCGGCAACACCCGTAACGGCGCCGGCAGGTACACAGGCTGCCGCAATGAAGTTCACCATTACCGGGCATGGCAGCGACGCCAGCAACTGCGCTGAATTCTGCAGCAGGTACTACCAGGTGTACAATGGTATTAATATGCTGGAGCAAAAGCAGATCTGGCGCGATGACTGCGGTAAGAATAACATCTACCCGCAATCGGGCACGTGGATATACAACAGGGCCAATTGGTGCCCGGGCAACCTGGTAGAGCCTAATGTGCATCGTTTTGGAAACGTGACTGCAGGCACTGTGCTGAACCCGGATGTCAACTTCCAGGCGCATAGTGGTAATGGCAGTGCTTCTTATACTGTAGCATCTGCTATGTTCTTCTATGGCGGGTATAACTTCACGCATGATGCTTCGCTGGAACGTATTATCTCTCCTTCCAATTTTGAAGGTGACTTCAGGAGCAATCCAACCTGCGACAACCCTGTGATAAAGGTGAAGAACACAGGTGCAACTACTATTCAGTCACTCACTATTACCTATAGCATCAGTGGCTACCCCTTGCAAACTTTCACTGCAACCGGCTTATCTATAGCGCCGGGGTTTGAACAGGATATCACCCTTGCGACCATGACCGCAATGGCTGACATGCCTACTAACAGTGCCGCGCAGTTCCAAGCTAATATTACTCAAGTAAATGGTGTGGCTGATGGCTATGCGAATAACAACAGTCTTACCACCACTTTTGTAACAGCGCCTACATGGCCATCATCGTTTGTGGTATCGTTGCGCTCCAATAACAACTATACGCAAACAAGTTGGAAGCTGCAGGACATGAGCGGAAACATCATTGCGCAGCGCACACCAACAGCAGCGCTTACGTTTTATAATGATCCAATTGGTACACTTGCGAATGGGTGCTACAAGCTTACAGTAGAAGATACGCAGTGCGATGGCTTGTACTGGTGGGCCAATGCCAGCAGCACAGGTTTAGGTGCTTTCTTTGTTCGCACACAAGACCTAGGCACGTTAATTCCATTCACCAACGGTTTACCTACACCATTTTACAATGGTTCACAGATATCTATTCCTAACTATTCGCAGGATTTTGGTTGTGGCTTTACCCAGTATTTCAGGGTTGGTGCGCCATTGCCATTGTCGCTGCTAAGTTTCTCTGGCTATGCTGATGCAGACCAATACCATCACCTAAGCTGGAAAACAGGCGGTGAGATAAATACAAGTGTATTTGAAATAGAGACTTCAACGGATGCTATCAACTTCCAGAAAATAGCTACCAAACCAGCAGCAGGAAACAGCAGTAACGAACTGAAGTATGACCATGTGTATAAGCCGCTGCTGCAGGCCGACAACTACTACTACCGGCTGAAGATGGTGGATATAGATGGAAGCTTTAAGTACAGCAATACGATACTGATAAAGCGACTGGCGAACAGTTACGTGCTTGCTGCAGTAGCTCCAAATCCTTTTAAAGAAAAGCTTGCGGTTAGTATCACAGCTACCAAACCAGGTAATGTAGAATTTGCTTTGTACGATATGGAAGGAAGACTACACCTGAAGCAAGCAGCTACTCTACTAAAAGGTCAGAATGAGATAAACCTGCTGAATGCAAGCAAACTGGCTGCAGGTGTATATATACTACAGGCGGTGGTAAATGGGGAAGAGAGAATGGTGCAGAAAGTGGTGAAGCATTAA
- a CDS encoding glycoside hydrolase family 53 protein: MPRTNALIFLWFLLMIFSAGCSVLKPGTKKKAFVKGADIGWLQQMEATGYKFYNDDGKEEDCFKILKDHGINTIRLRTWVNPSDNRASGHNSKAETVAMAVRAQKWGMRVMINFHYSDSWADPGKQKKPAAWEGHDFPQLLKDVYDYTYDVMSDLKTAGVTPEWVQVGNEIPGGMIYPEGSVKNWPQLAQLINQGHDAIKAVSPRSKFILHLDRGNDSELFKTWFDNAKAHGAKYDIIGLSYYPYWLPGKPDYTLSIDDLGKNMNDLVARYAKEVMVVEVGGEDTKPQNTYDMLVAVIQKVKAVPGGKGLGVIYWEPQGARSWSRYNLSAWGDDGRPTKALDAFLIK; the protein is encoded by the coding sequence ATGCCTAGAACAAACGCTTTAATCTTCCTTTGGTTTTTACTGATGATCTTTTCAGCGGGATGTAGTGTACTAAAACCAGGTACAAAGAAAAAAGCATTTGTAAAAGGAGCAGACATAGGTTGGCTACAGCAGATGGAAGCCACCGGATACAAGTTTTATAATGATGATGGTAAGGAAGAAGATTGTTTCAAAATCTTAAAGGATCATGGCATTAACACTATCCGCTTAAGAACATGGGTGAACCCGTCAGATAACCGTGCGAGTGGGCATAACAGCAAAGCTGAGACAGTTGCAATGGCAGTAAGAGCGCAGAAATGGGGAATGAGAGTAATGATCAATTTTCATTACAGCGACAGTTGGGCAGACCCGGGGAAACAGAAAAAGCCGGCTGCTTGGGAAGGACATGATTTTCCGCAATTACTAAAGGATGTTTACGACTATACCTATGACGTAATGAGCGACTTGAAGACCGCGGGTGTAACACCGGAATGGGTACAGGTAGGAAATGAAATACCCGGTGGCATGATCTACCCTGAAGGCAGCGTTAAAAATTGGCCGCAGTTGGCGCAGCTTATCAATCAAGGTCACGACGCCATTAAAGCTGTAAGCCCACGTTCTAAGTTTATCCTTCATCTCGATCGTGGTAATGACAGCGAACTATTTAAAACCTGGTTCGATAATGCTAAAGCTCATGGAGCTAAGTACGATATCATAGGGTTATCTTATTATCCATATTGGCTGCCCGGCAAGCCAGATTATACACTTTCCATTGATGATCTTGGTAAAAACATGAATGATCTGGTAGCACGATATGCTAAAGAAGTGATGGTGGTAGAAGTAGGTGGAGAGGATACGAAACCGCAAAACACTTACGACATGTTGGTAGCTGTCATCCAAAAAGTAAAAGCCGTTCCAGGCGGAAAGGGTCTGGGAGTGATTTATTGGGAACCACAAGGCGCAAGAAGTTGGAGTAGATATAACTTAAGTGCTTGGGGTGATGATGGCAGACCTACAAAAGCATTGGATGCCTTTCTAATCAAATAG
- a CDS encoding energy transducer TonB has product MKHLCLLAFFACTSIFSYAQTDSTIIYYSDYVETTKDSANSYAVIRKNDEGWYSKRYSMKTGRLISEGNFRDEKREKPVDTFKNYHEDGWLKTLQTYNDTSLMLQKVYFYANGKRRSMMALEGTSYSNTCWDEAGNETKGCVIEKEARFPGGLTGWRIFLEKNLNANVAADVGAPDGTYPVRVQFRVNKTGKLSDIKVLSVSSHCLACGDEVVRVLQKGPDWEPATINGEPVIYQAIQQVSFMVMTDDSPKKRRRRG; this is encoded by the coding sequence ATGAAACACCTATGCCTGCTGGCATTCTTTGCCTGCACATCTATTTTTAGCTACGCGCAAACCGACAGCACGATCATTTATTACTCCGACTATGTTGAAACTACGAAGGACAGCGCGAACAGCTATGCCGTCATCAGGAAAAATGATGAAGGTTGGTATAGCAAAAGATACTCGATGAAGACGGGCAGGCTTATTTCGGAAGGTAATTTTCGCGATGAAAAGCGTGAGAAGCCAGTGGATACGTTCAAAAATTATCATGAAGACGGATGGCTGAAGACACTGCAAACCTACAACGATACGTCGCTGATGCTGCAGAAGGTTTACTTCTATGCTAATGGAAAAAGGCGCTCAATGATGGCGCTTGAAGGGACCAGCTACAGCAACACCTGCTGGGATGAAGCCGGGAATGAAACCAAAGGATGTGTCATAGAAAAAGAAGCAAGGTTCCCGGGAGGCTTGACCGGCTGGAGAATTTTCCTGGAGAAAAATCTGAATGCAAATGTTGCCGCTGATGTAGGTGCACCCGATGGAACCTACCCGGTGAGGGTGCAGTTCAGGGTGAATAAAACCGGAAAGCTCAGCGATATCAAGGTGCTATCCGTTTCATCGCATTGTTTAGCATGCGGCGATGAGGTAGTGCGCGTGTTGCAAAAAGGTCCTGATTGGGAGCCTGCTACCATCAATGGAGAGCCGGTGATTTACCAGGCTATACAGCAAGTAAGTTTTATGGTGATGACGGACGACTCGCCAAAGAAAAGAAGGAGGAGAGGGTAA
- a CDS encoding pectinesterase family protein → MKHLLLLLAVILVAKLPLDAQTTTAPVTYPSSFTVAKDGSGNFKTIQEAINAVRDLSQQRVTIYIKNGTYKEKVVVPTWKTNISLVGESADETIITYNDHSGKPYTGGVDAFGKDKHGTFTSYTVLVQGNDFSAANLTIQNTAGRVGQAVALHVEGDRVSITNCRLLGNQDTIYAATSTSRQYYSNCFIEGTTDFIFGEATCLFERCTIKSLSNSYITAASTRPGDMGFVFIDCKLVADTGVTKVFLGRPWRPNARTVFINTEMGKHIVPAGWDNWRNPENEKTAFYAEYNSTGEGGNTTLRVPWSNQLTRKQAKRYTIKNIFCASGSWVPTQTLR, encoded by the coding sequence ATGAAACATCTTCTCCTGCTCCTGGCAGTGATCCTTGTTGCAAAGCTGCCGTTAGATGCACAGACAACCACTGCGCCCGTAACCTATCCATCGTCTTTTACAGTAGCAAAAGATGGTTCAGGAAATTTTAAAACCATACAGGAGGCCATCAATGCAGTGCGCGATCTCTCGCAGCAGCGGGTTACCATTTACATTAAGAACGGTACTTATAAAGAGAAGGTGGTAGTGCCGACATGGAAAACAAATATTTCATTGGTAGGTGAAAGTGCCGATGAAACAATTATTACCTACAACGACCACTCCGGTAAACCTTACACGGGTGGTGTAGATGCTTTTGGCAAAGACAAACACGGCACGTTTACTTCTTACACTGTGCTGGTACAGGGAAATGATTTTTCGGCCGCAAACCTTACCATTCAAAACACGGCAGGCAGAGTAGGACAAGCTGTTGCACTACATGTAGAGGGTGACAGGGTTTCCATAACTAACTGCCGTTTACTCGGCAACCAGGATACTATTTATGCAGCCACCAGTACTAGCCGCCAGTATTACAGCAACTGTTTCATAGAAGGCACTACCGATTTCATATTTGGCGAAGCCACCTGCTTGTTTGAAAGGTGTACTATCAAGAGCTTGAGTAACTCTTATATTACTGCGGCCTCTACCCGACCTGGCGACATGGGTTTTGTTTTTATTGACTGCAAACTGGTAGCTGATACAGGCGTTACCAAAGTTTTTCTTGGTCGCCCCTGGAGGCCCAATGCCCGTACGGTTTTTATAAATACAGAAATGGGTAAACACATCGTTCCTGCGGGATGGGACAACTGGCGTAATCCTGAAAATGAAAAGACTGCTTTTTATGCAGAATATAACAGCACCGGTGAAGGCGGCAATACTACCTTGCGTGTACCCTGGAGTAACCAATTAACTCGTAAACAGGCAAAGCGTTACACAATCAAAAATATTTTTTGCGCATCCGGTAGTTGGGTGCCAACACAAACTTTGAGATGA
- a CDS encoding glycoside hydrolase family 43 protein, whose product MRRTFLIAGLIVGLTAGAQQTKVAPKNFVSKVWVADNGNGTYKNPVLNADYSDPDAIRVGDDYYMTSSSFEDVPGLPVLHSKDLVNWRLIGHALPRQVPVDHFSKTRHGEGVWAPAIRYRNGEFLIYYPDPDFGIYVIKAKDPAGPWSEPILVEGGKGLIDPCPLWDTDGNVYLVHAYAGSRAGIKSILVVKKMNKEGTKTLEAGSIVYDGHELDATVEGPKFYKRNGWYYIFAPAGGVSTGWQLVLRSKNPYGPYERRVVMEQGSTTINGPHQGAWVQTQTGEDWFLHFQDKDQYGRVVHLNPMKWVNDWPVIGVDKDGDGKGEPVYTYKKPNVDKTYPIVTPPDSDEFNDHKLGLQWQWQANPQATWSFMNVSKGMLRLYAHNAFDSASNLWTAGNVLLQKFPADSFMVTTKMTFTHNPKLENEKAGLVVMGFSYANIGLRSRKDGLDLVYTHAKDAVKGKAEKEDVIMKMASNTVYLRVKVTAGAKCQFSYSLDGNKFTNVGQVFQAEVARWKGSKVGLFCTRTTTTNDSGYADFDWFRVEPVVD is encoded by the coding sequence ATGAGAAGAACATTTTTAATAGCAGGACTTATAGTAGGATTAACAGCCGGTGCTCAGCAGACTAAGGTGGCGCCAAAGAATTTCGTATCTAAAGTGTGGGTAGCAGACAACGGCAATGGCACCTATAAAAATCCTGTGCTCAATGCAGATTATTCGGACCCTGATGCCATACGTGTAGGCGATGATTATTACATGACATCTTCCTCTTTTGAGGACGTGCCGGGCTTGCCTGTACTGCATTCGAAAGATCTGGTAAACTGGCGGCTGATAGGACATGCTTTGCCACGCCAGGTGCCTGTGGATCATTTCTCTAAAACACGCCATGGCGAAGGCGTGTGGGCGCCTGCTATTCGCTATCGCAATGGTGAGTTTCTCATCTATTATCCTGATCCGGATTTTGGTATTTATGTAATAAAAGCGAAAGATCCTGCAGGTCCGTGGAGTGAACCCATACTGGTAGAAGGTGGCAAAGGATTGATTGATCCATGCCCGCTATGGGATACGGATGGAAATGTATACCTGGTACATGCATATGCTGGCAGCCGTGCAGGTATAAAGAGCATACTGGTAGTAAAGAAAATGAACAAGGAGGGAACCAAAACATTAGAAGCAGGTAGTATTGTTTACGATGGTCATGAATTAGATGCAACCGTAGAAGGGCCAAAGTTTTACAAGCGAAATGGCTGGTACTACATATTTGCTCCAGCAGGCGGCGTATCTACAGGATGGCAGTTAGTGCTTCGTTCTAAAAACCCTTATGGTCCCTACGAGAGACGTGTAGTGATGGAGCAAGGCTCTACCACTATCAATGGACCACACCAGGGTGCCTGGGTGCAAACACAAACAGGTGAAGATTGGTTCCTGCACTTCCAGGATAAGGACCAGTATGGCCGCGTAGTACATTTAAACCCGATGAAATGGGTGAACGATTGGCCAGTAATAGGCGTGGATAAAGATGGCGATGGTAAAGGTGAGCCTGTGTATACTTACAAGAAACCAAATGTTGATAAAACTTATCCTATAGTTACGCCGCCAGATTCAGATGAATTCAATGATCATAAACTTGGTCTTCAATGGCAGTGGCAGGCTAACCCGCAGGCTACCTGGTCGTTTATGAATGTGAGCAAAGGCATGTTGCGCCTGTATGCGCACAATGCTTTTGACAGTGCCAGTAACCTGTGGACTGCAGGTAATGTGCTGCTGCAAAAATTTCCTGCTGATTCTTTTATGGTAACAACTAAAATGACATTTACCCATAACCCAAAACTGGAGAATGAAAAAGCAGGATTGGTAGTGATGGGCTTTAGTTATGCAAACATTGGCCTGCGCAGCCGGAAAGACGGGCTGGACCTTGTTTATACGCATGCAAAGGATGCTGTAAAAGGTAAGGCTGAAAAAGAAGATGTAATAATGAAAATGGCATCAAATACTGTGTACCTGCGCGTGAAGGTAACTGCCGGTGCCAAGTGCCAGTTTAGCTATAGCCTGGATGGTAACAAATTCACTAATGTTGGGCAGGTCTTCCAGGCGGAAGTAGCACGATGGAAAGGATCAAAAGTGGGTTTGTTCTGTACAAGGACTACAACTACCAATGATTCCGGCTATGCAGATTTTGATTGGTTCAGGGTGGAGCCGGTTGTTGATTAG